Below is a genomic region from Verrucomicrobiota bacterium JB022.
GGCAAACTCGGGCTGCAGCTGGAACCATTGGCTGATCGGTACCTTTTCGGTCCCGATGTCGCCATCGCGCACGCCACGTTGTCCATTGACGCCGCCATAGGCCCAGGCCAGCTCCAGGGAGGCGGGGACGTCGTGCACCGCAACTTGCAGCAGCAGGCCCTCGAAATCGCGCGCAGCCACGGCAGTTAGCTCCAGTCGACCTTTGGGCCCGAGCCAGTGTGGATCGCGGATTTCATAGACCATCGAGCCTGGGCGGTAGCGCGCCTCGATCGTGGCCAGCTCGTGCAACCAAGCCGCTTTGTTGCCTTGGCGCAGGGCCAGGCGGAGATTGCCGCCACGCCCGGGCAGGTAGAGCACGAACTCGGGCCGGTCCCCCGCATCGACGCGGAAGCCGGTATTGCCGCCGTAGAGTGGGCGGTTGAAGAATTCCTCGCCGTTGGTGATGACGAAGTCGTGCCCCTCTGGCGTGTAACGCAGAGGCTGAGCCAACTGCCCCTCCAGGTTGGGGCGCAGACTGCGGCTGCCAGGCACTACCGCAGCGGACAAGGCGGTAGCGGCCATGAGCGCGGGAAGCAGGAAATGAAGAGTAAAACGCATTACGGCATCTCGTTCATGTCTTCGACTTCAACCACCCAGGTGCCATCGTCCGGGAAGCCGGGGGCCTCGCGATCGGGTGCATTCTCCCAGCCAGCTGCCATGAGCCCGACGGCATTGAGCAGCGAGGCGTTGACCGGCAGGAAGGCGACCACACCGTCTGGCTCCTTGGGGCGCCTCACATGTCCGGTAGGCATAAAGCGGGCTTCCGGAGCCGTGTTGGTCAGGATCGCCACCGCCACCTGCGGCATCTCCAGGCGGGTGCAGGTGAGTGCCGATGCTCCCATCGACCAGCTGACCCAGCGGCCCAGATTGTTGGGCGAGCTTTCGGTCACGGCCTTGAATGTGGCACGCATGATCTCGGGGTCGAGCTTGTCGGTCTGGGGCATGTAACCGAAGGCGAGAATCATTGAATTGGGGTCGGGGCGGCCATCGGTGTAGATGCCGTCAAAGGTCTCGATCTCCAGGTATTTGCCTTCGTAAGTAGCGAGAGGGGCGAGGCCTTCCAGCACTTCCTGCCACTGGGGGTCGCGCTCCAGGCCCATGCGTTCGCGCCACTCCTGCGCCAGCTTCAGCGCAAAGTGCCAGTAGTTGAGCTCAAAGGTGGGATTGCGCGTATCGTTCTCGTGGGTGCTCTCGCTCACCGCCTTGATGGGCGGGCCGAGGTTGTAGTAGCCCGTCTCGGGGTCTTTTTGCGCATAGCTGGCGAGGAAATCGGCCGAGGCGAAGACGATGTCGCGGTAATATTCCAGCGTCTCCGGCTTGGGGTCGTCGCGGTAGACCAGCTCGCAGAGGTAAATCGGGTTGGGCTGGTTCCAGATGATAAAGGGGTTGATCCCGCCCGGGCTCGGTCGCCCGTCGATGCCCGACATCTTGGGCCAGCGCACGCCTTTGAAGCCTTGCCGCCGCGCCACTTCCATCCCGGCGGGAAGGATCTTGCGGTACCATTCGAGGCTTTTGGCGAGGTAGCGGGTGCGGCCCCATTCATACCAGTGGGCGCTGTGCCAGAAATACATCTCCGAGTTGTGCTTGCCGAACCAGGTGATGTGCGTGAGGCCGCCTTCCGCCGGTGGGAAGCTGCCCGCGTAGTTCACGCGCATGAGGTATTGCGAGAGGATGATGCGGCGCTCCAGCTCGATCGCACGGGGGTCGGAAGACTTGTTGAGCTGCACTACCCCGCCGTCGGTCCAGTAGTCTTTCCAGCCTTTTTCGCTATCTTCCAGGATTGCCCCGGCACGCTGGGGCTGGCTGGGCCGCTCCGGCGAAAACTGGACGCCGAGGCGCAGGCGATCGCCCCCCTGCGGCGCGAAAACGAACTGGTGGGGCCCCGCCTCGCGCAGCTCGCCCTGCCCATCCGCGCGGATCGCCACATAGTAGCGTGTGCCGAGCGTGTCGCGCTGCAAGAGGTAGTCGCCCGTGCCCTTGCGGCCTGGCAGCAGCTTTGTCTGATGTGCTTCGGGCTGGTCGAAGATCAGCGGCGACTTGTTCTTGATGTTGGTATCGTAGCTGAGCGGGAAACGAAACGAGATACTGAGCCGCCCTTCCACCAATAGCGGGGACTCCACCGCAACGCCCAGGGTTGCCGCATCCGAGCCAGCGGCGGTGACGACCTCAACCGGCTCCCCATCGAGCAGGTAGGTGCTGTGCAGCAAGCCCGTCCAAAGGTCGAGATGTTGATCGATGTCTTCGAGGTCGTGCTCGCGAAGCGGCTCACCGTCGAGGAGAAAGCCGATCTGGCCCAGCGGCACGGGGTGCGGATTCTGGCGGTAGTAGTTACCAGCGGGCGAGCGTTGACGCGCCGGGTAGTCGATCTCGCGCCCGTAGAAGGGGTAGGCTTGGTAGGAATCTTCCAGCGCGAGGTTTTCGGTATTGGGAAAGGCGTGCCAGGCCCAGGTCGAGAGCGTCTCCAGCGGCAGGCCCTCGCGGTAGTAGATGCCGGGCAGGCTCTGCAGCCCGGTGACGTCGGCAGTGAAGGCAAAGTCGCCATTACCGACGGAGGCGGCCGCTTCGGGATCGACGACGGTAATGTGTGGATTGTGGCGCGTAACAAGGGCCTCGCGGTCGATCTTCGCCCAGGCAGGAGCGGCAATCAGGTGAAGCGCCAGGCAAAGCGCAGAGGGTAAAAGGAGTTGGGATGTCATGGGGATTGGCTATTTTGCAGGGGTGAACTGGACGGCTTTGGCAGGCACTTCGGGACCAACCGCGACCGCTTTTTCCGGTGGCGATTGCAACTGGGCGCCCTTGAGGACGATGCCGCCACTCTGCTCGCCCTCGACTTGCAGGAGGGGAGTCTCGGCGTTGGGCTGGCGCGTTTCCACGATTTCGACTTCTCGCGTATTCTTGAGATAAAATGCCGGCCCTTCCTGCGGTTCGATCACGACGTTGCGGGCGGTGATACCTTCGGCGTCGGTCGCGGAGAAGCCGCGTTTAGCCCGGATGTGGACGTTCTCCAGCTTGATGTCGGAAACCGGGCGCTCGGGCAGACCGTCGATCAAGACAGCGTGGTTGGCCCCATCGCACTCGATGTCGCGCAGGGTGAAGTTGCGGAAGTGCGGCGGCACCTGGGTCAGCGGCTTGACGGTGCTGGCACCGTAGAACTCGTTGAGGCGGATGGCTTCGCGCCCGATGTCTTTCATCTTGATGCGCTCGACCCAGAAGTTTTCGACCACCCCACCCCGCCCACGCATCGACTTGACGCGGATGCCACGGTCGGTGCCGAGGAAGTAGCTGTCGTGGGCATACACGTTGCGGACACTGCCCGACATTTCGCTGCCGACGACCACGCCGCCGTGGCCGGCATTGGCGTAAATGCGCCGAATGACAACGTTCTGGGTCGGGCGTCCCACCCGCCAACCGTCTTCATTCAGCCCGGCCTTGAGCACCACGCAGTCGTCGCCGGTCGAAAAGTAGCAGTCTTCGATCAGGATGTTCTGCGATGAATCGGGGTTGATGCCGTCGTTGTTGGGCCCTTCGGTCACAACCTTTACGCCTCTTACGATGAGGTTGGTCGTATAGACGGGGTGAATCGTCCACATGGGGCCGTTGATAAAGGTAACGTTCTCGATCAACACGTTACGGCAGCCGATGAACTGGATGAAGTTGGGGCGCAGGCCGGGAATGTTGTCGCCAAAGATGCGTTCGTTGGGCGGCACGCCGTCGAGCACCATCTGGTAAAGCTGCGCCACGGCTTTGGGCTGCAGGGGGCGGCGCCAGTCCCACCACATCTTGCCCTGGCCGTCGAAAACGCCGTCTCCGGTCACGGCAACATTAGTCGCGCCGTTGACGTAGATGGGCGGGCTGTAGTTGTAAAGTTCCATGCCTTCCCAGCGCGAGAAGACGACCGGCAGGTAGTCCTCCAGATCGGTGCTGAAGAGCACGGTCGCGCCCTTTTCCACGTGCAGCTCGATGTTGCTTCGCAAGTGGATCGGGCCGGTCAGCCAGCGGCCTTCGGGGATCACCACGCGCCCGCCGCCAGCTTTGGAAGCGGCTTGGACGGCATCGGCAATCGCCTGGGTGACTTTCGTCTCGCCGCCGGCTTTTGCACCGTAGTCGCGGATGTTGAAGGTGCGGTTGGGAATGGCCGGGACTTCAAGGT
It encodes:
- a CDS encoding glycoside hydrolase family 28 protein yields the protein MLNPLRLPLVACVLAALSFTSAWAEPQQLPPDHTDFWGIDPTQICGEQTERYTDLSPYFEMPDLEVPAIPNRTFNIRDYGAKAGGETKVTQAIADAVQAASKAGGGRVVIPEGRWLTGPIHLRSNIELHVEKGATVLFSTDLEDYLPVVFSRWEGMELYNYSPPIYVNGATNVAVTGDGVFDGQGKMWWDWRRPLQPKAVAQLYQMVLDGVPPNERIFGDNIPGLRPNFIQFIGCRNVLIENVTFINGPMWTIHPVYTTNLIVRGVKVVTEGPNNDGINPDSSQNILIEDCYFSTGDDCVVLKAGLNEDGWRVGRPTQNVVIRRIYANAGHGGVVVGSEMSGSVRNVYAHDSYFLGTDRGIRVKSMRGRGGVVENFWVERIKMKDIGREAIRLNEFYGASTVKPLTQVPPHFRNFTLRDIECDGANHAVLIDGLPERPVSDIKLENVHIRAKRGFSATDAEGITARNVVIEPQEGPAFYLKNTREVEIVETRQPNAETPLLQVEGEQSGGIVLKGAQLQSPPEKAVAVGPEVPAKAVQFTPAK